The Leptospira harrisiae genome segment TTACACGAGGAGCCAAATGTCATGGTGCCCATACAAATTTCGGATACCACCATTCCTGTTTTTCCAAGTCTTCGTTTTTTCATGTTATTTTTTGATTAAAAATGTTCTGAATTGATTTTTTGGATCACTCCATTCTATAACGTGATCTTTTACTTTTGCTTTTGTGGGCCCACGTTGCATGGCTCTATACAAATCTTCTATAAAAAGTTTATCACCTTCAACCACTGCTTCGACTTCCCCATTGGGTAAGTTTTGTGTATAACCTTTGAGTCTCATCTCTTGGGCTTTTTGGAGGATATAGTAACGAAATCCTACCCCTTGTACGATTCCTCGTATTAATATTCTCGCTCTTGCTTCTTCTGATTTTCCCAAAGATAGTCTCCTTTCTAGAACTTACTTGGATTTTGAATTCTCTGCAATGTAATTTTGAATGGCAGATTTAAAAAGAGGGACAAACTTCTCGTAGACGGCTCGTTTGAACTCAACAACGGAAAGGATAGTATCTTCGATTTCCATAAATTGGACCGTTAAAAACTCTTGTTCATGGTGGACCAAATCACATTCATCTAATGTTCCATTCCAATAAAATAAAATCCATCTTTGTAATTGCCCGCGGAATTTTTGTAAGTGAGAATTGAGACCTAAAGAATTCGGAAAATCATAGGGAATCCAATCGGGATATTCGGTTACATAGGTTGCTTTTTTGATTCCCAATTCTTCATATAATTCTCGTTTAGCGGCTTCCAAATAATCCTCATTTTCATCGATTCCACCTTGAGGAAATTGCCAAGAACCTGGGAATTGTACTCGTTCGCCTACAATGACTTTGCCTAAAGAATTAAAAACCACCATGCCTACATTTTTGCGGTAGGGTTTGTCTGTCATATTCCTTAGAATAGGTCTATCATCCATTTTCGCAAGAAATTCCTTAATTTTTTGTTTCTCCGCCAGTCCTTGGTTCCAATCTTGGACTTAGGAAGTACTATGAAGATCATTTTGGTTCGTCACGGAGAGGCTGAAAACCCAGGTCCAGCAGTTTCCGATTCACAGCGGGATCTAACAGATAAAGGTGTCAGTGATATTCATAAAATCGGAAAGTTCATTAAAAATTCTTCCTTAGCAGTCAAACAAGTATACTATAGTCCGTATACAAGAACCAAACATACTGCAGAAATCCTTTCCGAAGAATTAAAGTATGGCTGTGAAATGGTTGCCTCAGATGATTTACTTGCAGGTAAAGGTTGTACTGATATTATCTCTTGTTTAGTCAATTTTACAAATTCCGACACAGTTCTGTTAGTCGGACACAATCCAGACATCACATATTTCGCCGCAAAACTTTTGGGAAATTCCAGTGCTGCAGAGAATTTAATCTTCCAACCTGGGTCTACCATTGCCATCAATGTAGCTCGGGAAAAATTTGCACATGGTCAAATTATTTGGGCCATTTCACCAGACAATCTTGGGCTTTGAATTCTTAATTTGTCAGTAAGACTTGACCCAACATAGATCGTAATGTTTTTGGATTCCAGAACACGGGGTGTAGCGCAGCGGTAGCGCACTTGTCTGGGGGGCAAGGGGTCGCCGGTTCAAATCCGGTCACTCCGAAGTTCAAAAGTTTGGATTTAAAAAACCCAGCAGGCCTGCGAACAAACCTGCCGGAAGAAAATTCAGGATGGTGAGATACAAAAAAAACTAAAAACTTATGAAGGTTTGTTTTGATTTCCTTCTTTTACTTTATCTAAATATTTAACTACGTTGTCTTTGAGTTCATCAATACGGACGATTCCCCAAGCAATTCCCATTTTTACTTTGAGGGCATTATCACTTGTATCGCTTTCGCCTTGTTCTTTTAGCTTTTGAAAGTTAGTTTCAAATTTGCTTTTTTTCTCATTTAAGTCAACTACCAGTTTCTCCCAGACTTCTTTGGAAGTTTTGACGGCGCCAATCCCAGCATTTACGATATCTTGTAGCTTGTTTTCCACATTGCTCATCGGATGTTACTCCTTATCATTCCATTATTTTGCAGTGCACAATAATGTCCAGAAAGAATTTTCTGGAGGATTCTGAATTCCTGGGCTAAAATGGTCGGATGCGTGTAAAAACCCTATGGACTTTCATTTCCATTTCGACCCTAGTTTTTCTGTTTGTGAACTGCAGTAGCCCCATCCAAGAAAAACCAATTGTTGGTTGTGAACGAATTTCAGGAACTCCGGGTCCTGAAGATTTGGATCTCATCCGAGATACCTCTACAGTGATTGTTTCGTCCCATGAACGTCGCAATGGACTAAAAGATATTGGTGCATTGTTCGAAGTATCGTTAACCAATCCCGATGGAAAATTGGAAGCAAAAAAAATAGAAACCAATTATCCTGAAAACTTTCGTCCGCATGGAATTAGTTATGCGAAAGTTAACGGTGTCGATACCTTAGCTGTTATCTCTCATACATTAGTAGATGAAAACCCACATACCATCGAAATTTTTGAACGTTCCAAGTCAGGCAAATGGACATTTACCAAAACATTGAGTGATCCCACTCTCACAAGTCCAAACGATATTTTTATGAACGAAGCCGGAGAGATTTTTGCCTCCAATGATAATGGAACTAGTAATGCCTTTCGTAAGTATTGGGACATGATCATCCGAAGTGGTCGGGCCGACGTATCTTACTATGATGGAAAAACATTCCAAACACTTGGTGTTCCCGTGATGCTTGGGAATGGAATTTACATTCGTAAAAAAGGAAATGATGAATTGTTGTATCGATCCGTATTTTCTGAAAAAGCCATTCGAGTGTACCAAGTGGAACGAAATTCTGGTAAAATCAATTTAAAGTATTTGGAATCCATAGCCATTGGCGCAGGCCCTGATAATATTTTAGAAGATGAAAATGGAATGTTATGGCTTGCGGCCCACGATTCCACTTATAAATTCATTCGTCACGTGATGAACCGAACGAATTTAGCACCCACTCGTGTTTTTAAAATCAATCCAGAAACAAAAGAAGTTACGGAAGTGTATGCCAATGAAGGCGCAGAAATATCAGCAGGAAGCACGGGGCTTGTTTTTAAAAACAAACTTTTGATTTCGCAAGTGTTTGAAGATTTCCTTTTGGTTTGCCCAAGGCCGTAAGGGAACGATTTTGAATTAGTTTTAGGATACGATGGTGATGAGAGGTGCTGTCGTATTAAATTTTTTTTATACATGAATTAAAAAACAAATTCTAAACCTTTTTTACTATATTAGTTAAAAAAAGGTGAGAAATGTAAGGCCGTGCTCTCTTAGTTTAGAATGCCCTAAAGTTCAGACCAGAGAATGTATGAAAAATGCTTGCAAATTCATGAATTTGAATAGAATTACGATTGGTTATTAAATATGGCAAATCTTCAAGTTAGAGATATTGATGACAGGCTATACGAATCATTAAAGAGAAGGGCAGAGTTGGAACATCGATCTGTCAGTCAAGAAGTAGTCATGATCATTGAAAGTCATTTAAAAAGAGATAATCTTGAAACAGAGAGACAAACTGTTGAATTTCTAAAACTTACAAATTCTTGGCACGATGAAAAAACCGCAAAAGAAATCATATCCGACATTCGATCATCAAGATCTAAAAAAAATAGATCAAAGGTCACAGATGAGCTTTTTGATTGATACAGATATTATCATTTATAGTCTCAAGGGAAATGAGAAAGTTCAGAAAAATCTCATCGAAAAAAAGCATACTTCAAAAGCAATTTCCGTCATTACTTATGGTGAGTTAATCTTTGGTGCGAAAAAATCAAAAAGTAGAGAAAAGAATTTAGCAACCGTATATAGAATTGGCGAACTTTTCCACGTTGTCGAATTGACTAAAGGAATTGTCGAAACATTTGGCGAAGTGAAAGCCGTATTACAGAAAAAAGGAAATATTGTTGATGATTTCGATTTATTAATCGGATCTACTGCTTTATTTCTAAATTACACATTAGTTACTAATAACGAAAGACACTTTTCCATGATTCCCGATTTAAGAATCGAGAATTGGAGTAAATGAAGGCAGTATATCTTCCTAATTTTTCCACCTAACGCCACCATGAAATACATCGCACTGCTCAGAGGGATCAATGTTGGAGGAAACAGAAAGGTAGAAATGAAAAAACTCCGAAACCTTTTTGAATCCTTAGGATTTACAAACGTTTCTACTTATATCAATTCTGGTAATATTATCTTTGAATCCAATCTTGACGCAAAGAACGTACTTATTAAAATACAAAAGAGTTTTGAGAAAACTTTTGATTTTGAAATTCCCACTCTTGTGAAGACAGAAAAGGAAATGATAAAAATTGTCAGTGCTATCCCCGAGGAATGGCAGAATGATCCAACACAAAAAACGGATGTTGCCTATTTATTTCCAGAAGCTGATTCCAAAAAAATCATTGAGGAACTTCCTCTCAAAATAGAATTTTTAGAAATTCGTTATGTAAAAGGTGCCCTCTTTTGGAATATCAAACGAGAAAATGTAAACAAAAGCCAACTGGCGAAACTCATCAGTCATAAACTGTACAAATCCATGACGATACGAAATGTAAATACTGCTAGGTTTTTAGCAGGAGAAACAGAGTAACAATAATTTAGAGATCCAACATTTTCCCTAATCTATAGAATTTATTTTGAAGAGAAGGATTTTAAATCGGCCAGTGGTTTGGTAGTATAATCTACTGTTTTGGAAAGCTTCCCATATTTAGTAATTATCTCGAAATTACTTCTCAGATAAGTTTCTACATTGATTATCATCTCAGCCTAATCCCTTTAATACCGCTTCAATCGTATCAACTAACAACAGTTCTCTGTTCTCCCCGCAATGCTGAGCCACAAGTTTGGGGTGGGTGAAAGCCGCTCCTGCAGAAATCAGAATTTCTGCTACAAGGTTCACATCACGTTTTTTGATTTTCTTTTGGTTTATGGCTTCGGTAACCAATTTCGACATTTGGGTTTGCATATTGGTCAAATGAGTTTGGATAAAGGGCTTGGATTCTTCTGCCGCCATATCAAAAGCTTTATACAACTCGGGATCCAGTTTTACTTTTTCCAATTTCATTCGGTGGAGGTTTAGAAACCAAGTGAGGATCTTTTGGATGGGGTCTCGTTTTTCTGCCACGAGAAGGTCTTGTTTTTCATCTAACTTCACAAGCCACCTTTCGGAAACAGCGTCGAATAGAGCTGTTTTGTCCTGAAAATGGGAATAGAGGGCCGCGTGGCTAATCCCCATTTCTTTCGCAACGTCCACCAATCGAACCTTTTCAAAACCCTTGGCCCGCATTTGGTTTATGGCAATTTCCACGGCCTTGTCTTGGATTTCCGAGGCTGTGAGACCGGTTCTTGGCATAAGGAAAGGATCAAATCGAAATCTTGGGGGTCAATCTCAAATTACAAAATGAAAAAAACGTTAGTTTCGAAACTTACGGACTTGACTTTTTGTAACTTACAAAATATTGTAAATGTAACTAAGGAAACGGTAAAATATATGCAATTGAATGGAAATACAATCCTCATCACTGGGGGAACGAGTGGGATCGGCCTTGCTCTTGCCAAACGATTCTCTGATTTGGGAAACCAAATTCTAATTTGCGGAACAAACGAAACGAAAATGGAAGAGATTCGGAAATCTTATCCTAAATGGGGAACATATCTTTTTGATATCTCTCGTCCGGAAGAAAGGGAAAAGTTGTTTCAACAAACCACAAAGGATTTTCCGGAACTGAATGTGTTATTCAATAACGCAGGCATACAAAGGTATCCTAAACTTGGTGAACTAGAACCTTGGACAGATTTAGGAAAGGAAATTGATGTGAATTTGGGAGCTCCTATCCATCTCTCCATGTTATTCGCTAAACACCTGTTTGCAAAGAAAAATGCAGCCATTCTCAATACAACCTCTGGATTGTCACATATTCCTTTGGCTTATGCGCCTGTGTACAGTGCGACAAAAGCGGCCTTACATTCCTTCACATTGACGTTACGATTTCAATTTCGTAACCAACCAATTGAAGTGATTGAAGTTTCTCCACCAATGGTAGATACAGATTTAGGAATCCCTAACACACATACGGCGGGACTAAACTTAGATGAATATGCAAATAGTGTTATGGAAGGCCTGCGAAATGGGGAATTAGAAATCACCACTGGATTTTCTACCGTTTCAGCGAATGCAAGTCGGGAACAAAAAAATGAAATCTTTTTGTCTATGAACCAAGCTAGGAGTGCTTCAAACTAAAGACCGACCCACAAAGGCACAAGCGATGGCGTCCCATGAGTCGTCGTGGCCTTTCAGATCTTTAAATCCTAAAATCATTTGGATTGCTGCCCGAACTTCTTTTTTGGTAGCGTTCCCTTTGGCGGAAATTCCTTTTTTGATTTGTGTGGCCGTGAGAGAAACCACAGGGATTTGTTTTTCTCCGAGAGAAAGTAAAATGACCCCGCGAGATTCCGAAACCTTCATCCCCGTTGTCGTGTTCTGAACAAAGAACAGTTCTTCCACTGCGGCTGTTTCCGGTTGGTATTCCGAAAGAATGTCCATTAGTTCCTTTCTGATTTGGAGGAGATTGTCTGGGGACGGGGTTTTCGGTGCCACTTCAATCGTTCCGTAAGTTAAAAGCTTTGGATTACGACGCATGCCTTCGGGAAAAGAAAGAATCGCATACCCTACACGGTGGGATCCGGGATCAATGCCTATGATTTTCAATAATTTCTTTCCTTAGCCCCAACTTTTGTCCAGTTTGGCCCTCCCCGACCCAAAACCTAGTCTAAAAATGAAAATGACAAGGTACTTTCTTTCCGTATAGTGGAAGAAAACC includes the following:
- a CDS encoding type II toxin-antitoxin system VapC family toxin is translated as MSFLIDTDIIIYSLKGNEKVQKNLIEKKHTSKAISVITYGELIFGAKKSKSREKNLATVYRIGELFHVVELTKGIVETFGEVKAVLQKKGNIVDDFDLLIGSTALFLNYTLVTNNERHFSMIPDLRIENWSK
- a CDS encoding TetR/AcrR family transcriptional regulator — translated: MPRTGLTASEIQDKAVEIAINQMRAKGFEKVRLVDVAKEMGISHAALYSHFQDKTALFDAVSERWLVKLDEKQDLLVAEKRDPIQKILTWFLNLHRMKLEKVKLDPELYKAFDMAAEESKPFIQTHLTNMQTQMSKLVTEAINQKKIKKRDVNLVAEILISAGAAFTHPKLVAQHCGENRELLLVDTIEAVLKGLG
- a CDS encoding DUF1697 domain-containing protein is translated as MKYIALLRGINVGGNRKVEMKKLRNLFESLGFTNVSTYINSGNIIFESNLDAKNVLIKIQKSFEKTFDFEIPTLVKTEKEMIKIVSAIPEEWQNDPTQKTDVAYLFPEADSKKIIEELPLKIEFLEIRYVKGALFWNIKRENVNKSQLAKLISHKLYKSMTIRNVNTARFLAGETE
- a CDS encoding LIMLP_16025 family protein — protein: MSNVENKLQDIVNAGIGAVKTSKEVWEKLVVDLNEKKSKFETNFQKLKEQGESDTSDNALKVKMGIAWGIVRIDELKDNVVKYLDKVKEGNQNKPS
- a CDS encoding FitA-like ribbon-helix-helix domain-containing protein → MANLQVRDIDDRLYESLKRRAELEHRSVSQEVVMIIESHLKRDNLETERQTVEFLKLTNSWHDEKTAKEIISDIRSSRSKKNRSKVTDELFD
- the sixA gene encoding phosphohistidine phosphatase SixA, with the translated sequence MKIILVRHGEAENPGPAVSDSQRDLTDKGVSDIHKIGKFIKNSSLAVKQVYYSPYTRTKHTAEILSEELKYGCEMVASDDLLAGKGCTDIISCLVNFTNSDTVLLVGHNPDITYFAAKLLGNSSAAENLIFQPGSTIAINVAREKFAHGQIIWAISPDNLGL
- a CDS encoding SDR family oxidoreductase, encoding MQLNGNTILITGGTSGIGLALAKRFSDLGNQILICGTNETKMEEIRKSYPKWGTYLFDISRPEEREKLFQQTTKDFPELNVLFNNAGIQRYPKLGELEPWTDLGKEIDVNLGAPIHLSMLFAKHLFAKKNAAILNTTSGLSHIPLAYAPVYSATKAALHSFTLTLRFQFRNQPIEVIEVSPPMVDTDLGIPNTHTAGLNLDEYANSVMEGLRNGELEITTGFSTVSANASREQKNEIFLSMNQARSASN
- a CDS encoding crossover junction endodeoxyribonuclease RuvC; the protein is MKIIGIDPGSHRVGYAILSFPEGMRRNPKLLTYGTIEVAPKTPSPDNLLQIRKELMDILSEYQPETAAVEELFFVQNTTTGMKVSESRGVILLSLGEKQIPVVSLTATQIKKGISAKGNATKKEVRAAIQMILGFKDLKGHDDSWDAIACAFVGRSLV
- a CDS encoding acylphosphatase; the protein is MGKSEEARARILIRGIVQGVGFRYYILQKAQEMRLKGYTQNLPNGEVEAVVEGDKLFIEDLYRAMQRGPTKAKVKDHVIEWSDPKNQFRTFLIKK
- a CDS encoding RNA pyrophosphohydrolase; the protein is MDDRPILRNMTDKPYRKNVGMVVFNSLGKVIVGERVQFPGSWQFPQGGIDENEDYLEAAKRELYEELGIKKATYVTEYPDWIPYDFPNSLGLNSHLQKFRGQLQRWILFYWNGTLDECDLVHHEQEFLTVQFMEIEDTILSVVEFKRAVYEKFVPLFKSAIQNYIAENSKSK
- a CDS encoding arylesterase, which encodes MNCSSPIQEKPIVGCERISGTPGPEDLDLIRDTSTVIVSSHERRNGLKDIGALFEVSLTNPDGKLEAKKIETNYPENFRPHGISYAKVNGVDTLAVISHTLVDENPHTIEIFERSKSGKWTFTKTLSDPTLTSPNDIFMNEAGEIFASNDNGTSNAFRKYWDMIIRSGRADVSYYDGKTFQTLGVPVMLGNGIYIRKKGNDELLYRSVFSEKAIRVYQVERNSGKINLKYLESIAIGAGPDNILEDENGMLWLAAHDSTYKFIRHVMNRTNLAPTRVFKINPETKEVTEVYANEGAEISAGSTGLVFKNKLLISQVFEDFLLVCPRP